Proteins from a single region of Gossypium arboreum isolate Shixiya-1 chromosome 1, ASM2569848v2, whole genome shotgun sequence:
- the LOC108481408 gene encoding pectinesterase inhibitor 4-like, which produces MSTSMQTVSAATTNKASAKTYKKFIKSACNSTTYPKVCYKALSPSASAIKTDTNKLCNIALSFTLNATYNASSSIDSLSKMKGLNPSEKEITHDCAETTGEAIDELEKSLKTLANLQGSDHKADEMNDLKTWVSAILTDEYTCTDEFDGQKVSKAVKNTINKSVLYLAQLTSNCLALFNLLDY; this is translated from the coding sequence aTGTCCACCTCCATGCAAACTGTCTCAGCTGCTACTACTAACAAAGCTAGTGCCAAAACTTACAAAAAATTTATCAAATCCGCCTGCAATTCAACCACATATCCCAAAGTTTGCTACAAAGCTCTCTCTCCCAGTGCGTCCGCCATTAAAACCGATACCAACAAGCTTTGCAACATCGCCTTGTCCTTCACTCTAAATGCCACATACAATGCATCTTCATCGATAGACTCGTTATCAAAAATGAAGGGATTGAATCCGTCCGAGAAAGAAATCACCCATGATTGCGCTGAAACTACTGGCGAGGCCATCGACGAGCTGGAGAAATCCTTGAAGACATTGGCTAATTTACAAGGCTCGGATCACAAGGCTGATGAGATGAATGATTTAAAAACTTGGGTGAGCGCTATCTTGACGGATGAGTACACATGCACCGATGAATTTGATGGCCAGAAAGTAAGCAAAGCTGTTAAGAACACAATCAATAAGAGTGTGTTGTATCTTGCTCAATTGACCAGCAATTGTTTGGCTCTTTTTAATCTTCTGGATTACTGA